The DNA sequence TTCGCACCGTTACCACAAACAATAGATGATGAGCGCAGCACGTTCTTTGGCTTCACCACGGCTGACATACGTCGTATTATCGAAGTGCTCGCCCTCGCTTTTGTCGGAATTCTGGTGATGCTGTTATTTGTTCGACCCATGGTGCTGAAGATTTTTGAAAGCACTCAAGCAGCATCCAGAGCACGGATAGGAGCGGACGGAGAAGCGCAATTACTGGCAGGTGCTGGCATGGCTCAGATATCGGCCCCCCCTGAAGGGCAAGTCGATGAAAACGGAATGCCTGTTCAAGCATCCGCAACAGAACCAACAACGTCGACTCTAGATTCTGGTGAAGAGACTGTTATGCCAATTACGCCAAAGAAAGCCAGCCGCATAGATATTAATCTCGATGCCCTTGAAGGTAACTTGGAAGAAACCTCGCTGATGAAAATTGGTGAAATTGTCGACAAGCACCCGGAAGCAGCCATTGCGGTTATTCGAAATTGGCTAACCCAGGACAAAGGCTACTAGGTTGAACAGAGAGTAGGTGGAGGTAAATGCGCGTACGCGAAGATATTAGAGGCCTAACTGGCCTAGAGAAAGCTGCAATTTTGCTGCTCGCGCTTCATGAAGAACACTCATCCGTTCTATTTTCGCGGTTAGATGAGGAAGAAATCCGAGAATTATCTACGACAATGTCTAGCCTTGGGAATGTTAGCGCCAATTTGGTAGAGCGATTATTCGTCGAGTTCGCAGAGCAACTAGGGGCTAGCGGGTCTCTTGTGGGTACTTTCGAAAGCACCGAACGTCTTCTTGAAAAAGTACTCGGTTCGGAAAAAGTTGGCGACATGCTTGAGGAAATCCGTGGGCCTGCCGGACGCACCATGTGGGACAAGCTTGCTAACGTAAATGAAGTTGTTCTCGCAAACTATTTAAAAAATGAATATCCACAAACGGTTGCCGTAGTGCTGTCGAAAATTCGACCTGATCATGCTTCTCGTGTGCTTGCTTCTTTGCCAGAAAACTTTGCGATGGAAGCTATTATGCGTATGCTCCGCATGGAAACGGTGCAACAAGAAGTGGTGGATGATGTCGAAATGACCTTACGAAAGGAGTTTATGACTAATCTTGCACGTGCGCAGGGTCCTGATAGCCACGAGATGATGGCGGAAATTTTTAACGGTCTAGATCGTAATACCGAAGAGAAATTTATGACAATGCTTGAAGAGCGAAACCTTGAAGCATCTGAAAAAATTAGATCTCTAATGTTCACGTTCAACGATTTAGCCAAACTCGACCCACAGGGCGTCCAAACATTCTTGCGCGAAGTCAATACAGAGACGCTTGGAATTGCTCTCAAAGGGGCAACAGATAGTTTACGCGATCTCTTTTTTAGTAATATGTCTGAACGTGCGGCTAAAATTCTTCGAGAAGATATGGAGGCTATGGGGCCTGTAAGATTGTCTGAAGTCGACGAAGCACAATCAGAATTGGTAACTGCTGCAAAAGATCTTGCTGAGCGTGGCGATATTCTAATCGCAGAAGGCGACGACAAAGATGACGAGTTAATTTATTAGAAGAACAATTGAGGACATACAAAGTTAATCTGCAGGTTTTTTTAAACCCCTATTAGTTGTAAGGTAAAAATGAACGCATTGGCTAAACCAAATCAAACTCAAGACAGCACTATGGATGCTCAGCCTTTTGATTTTGGCGTATCATTTGACAAGCCAAAAGTTACTGAGCAAGAGGAAGTTGAGGAAGTTGAGGCAGAACCAACATTCTCGATGGAAGAAGTGGAGGCCGCCAAACAAAAGGCCTTTGATGAAGGACAAGCAGCCGCTAATGAAATTGCTCAGAATTGCTTTGAGTCTAAAATCACAGAAGCCCTAGAAAAAATTGCGATTGAAATAGGTGTTCTGGAAGACGAACAACAACGATTACATAGAAGCACGCAGGCATTAGCAAGTGAGTTAGTCCGCCGCATTGGTGAGCGTTTACTTCCTCAGACGGCAGCAGTACACGGATTTGAGGAAATTGAGCATGCTCTTGAACAATGCTTAGACCTAATAAATGAAAATGTTAGGGTTACAATTCGGGTTCATACTGATTGCGCAGCGGAGATAGAAAAGCGCTTCCAGAGCATGCTTGGAAGCCATAAATGTCAGGCAGACATCAC is a window from the Pseudomonadota bacterium genome containing:
- a CDS encoding FliH/SctL family protein, whose product is MNALAKPNQTQDSTMDAQPFDFGVSFDKPKVTEQEEVEEVEAEPTFSMEEVEAAKQKAFDEGQAAANEIAQNCFESKITEALEKIAIEIGVLEDEQQRLHRSTQALASELVRRIGERLLPQTAAVHGFEEIEHALEQCLDLINENVRVTIRVHTDCAAEIEKRFQSMLGSHKCQADITIVGDEKMGPADCAIMWGDGGAERDFDSLWGTIDATLSKFEKNITKNPHKSEIDQSEDHLGAELEHNKLDNKITETKPAGT
- the fliG gene encoding flagellar motor switch protein FliG, encoding MRVREDIRGLTGLEKAAILLLALHEEHSSVLFSRLDEEEIRELSTTMSSLGNVSANLVERLFVEFAEQLGASGSLVGTFESTERLLEKVLGSEKVGDMLEEIRGPAGRTMWDKLANVNEVVLANYLKNEYPQTVAVVLSKIRPDHASRVLASLPENFAMEAIMRMLRMETVQQEVVDDVEMTLRKEFMTNLARAQGPDSHEMMAEIFNGLDRNTEEKFMTMLEERNLEASEKIRSLMFTFNDLAKLDPQGVQTFLREVNTETLGIALKGATDSLRDLFFSNMSERAAKILREDMEAMGPVRLSEVDEAQSELVTAAKDLAERGDILIAEGDDKDDELIY